Proteins found in one Oncorhynchus mykiss isolate Arlee chromosome 17, USDA_OmykA_1.1, whole genome shotgun sequence genomic segment:
- the rereb gene encoding arginine-glutamic acid dipeptide repeats protein isoform X4, translating into MDDLFSPRRSLNSTQGEIRVGSSHQAKLPELQSRPVLGVQTQTENEELVWMPGVNDCDLLMYLRAARSMAAFAGMCDGGSTEDGCLAASRDDTTLNALNMLHASRYDAAKALQRLVKKPVPKLIEKCWSEDDVKRFIKGLRQYGKHFFRIRKELLPNKKTGELITFYYHWKKTPEAAGTRPYRQHRRQPSSRKAKTRAALATVNTPSRAQSLDVSSASEDDLDSEDSEQGTCGHCATTTSKDWQHGGRDNILLCTTCRTFYNKHGRLPPGPKPADPPFMFKPVKEEEEGNGKHGMRTRRSRAPLSSLRSGHKRRTGSPTSEDQQSSSHPSPAPSGASSTSNTSRSSGSDKTDSTKKPGKKIKEEVPLPKSTKRSRESAAQDPEEPERTATKRTKTQQGEQVECRSEGDGEAEPEGGEGEEESCSDSRSAQDDGSSDTKDIDQDNRSSSPSIPSPHQGNEGNESDSDSSVQQPQGAHQAAAETTPAAAALAVTQTAPTVPPVQAAVSTTFLPPRGTSPSAEPGQVQAQVPHSPEPPQPAQAGQSAGYESGPTHSQPPPPSSHPISGPSPLPPPLGQALHPPSPVFQGPLPPPGSLPPTLPLHGAPTQGPRSQRPPPHIPREPPFSQAIPLTSGPQIKPPPTTPIPPSHKQQPPHLSSAPPFPQMPSNLPPPPALKPLNSLPNQHPPGAPPPPLQLMPQSLPMQQGLPPQPPVLTQLQNLHGRGSHSHSTLPSSGPSALHPVPSAPSTMGPVPCLQPSFTSMPLRPSPGNPIGMGGSHVQIKEEPLDECEPESPPPPPRSPSPEPSVVDIASHASQSARFIKHLDRGYNSCSRTDLFFTPLASSKLAKKREEAVERSKREAEHNAREREREKDRERERERERERQEEKNARASSSSHDSRMSDVQMIGQVHMRSSFEQPPTSVAAVPPYIGPDTPALRTLSEYARPHVMSPTNRNHPFFVSLSPGDPLLAYHMPGLYAADPSMRERELRNLRERELRERMKPGFEVKPPEMETMHPSANPMEHFARHGALALPHIAGPPHHPFGHFHPAMQNHLERERQALALAGPQMRPELSYAERLTAERLHAERMASVANDPAARLQMLNVTPHHHQHSHIHSHLHLHQQDPLNQGNGPHPLDPLAPGPRLARFPFPGGPIPNPLLNDLPHDHDMLRHPLFAYAAVAGAGYPRELQGPIPQMSAAHQLQAMHAQSAELQRLAMEQQWLHGHHHLQHGGPLPGQEDYYSRLKKEGDKPS; encoded by the exons ATGGACGACTTGTTCAGTCCGAGAAG GAGCCTGAACAGCACACAGGGGGAGATCAGAGTGGGATCAAGTCATCAG GCCAAGCTCCCTGAGCTGCAATCACGCCCTGTGCTTGGTGTGCAGACCCAGACAGAGAATGAAGAGTTGGTGTGGATGCCAGGGGTCAATGATTGTGACCTCCTCATGTACCTCAGAGCTGCCAG GAGCATGGCAGCGTTTGCAGGAATGTGTGATGGAGGATCCACAGAGGATGGTTGTTTGGCGGCCTCTCGTGACGATACCACACTCAACGCTTTAAACATG TTACACGCCAGCCGCTATGACGCGGCTAAAGCTCTGCAGCGCCTAGTGAAGAAACCCGTGCCCAAACTCATTGAGAAATGTTGGTCAGAAGATGACGTG AAGCGGTTTATCAAAGGTTTGAGACAGTACGGTAAACATTTCTTCAGGATTCGCAAAGAGCTGTTGCCCAACAAAAAGACG GGTGAGTTGATCACATTCTACTACCACTGGAAAAAAACGCCCGAggctgcaggcacccggccctaCCGTCAGCACCGTAGACAGCCATCCTCACGCAAGGCCAAGACTCGCGCCGCCCTTGCCACTGTGAATACCCCCTCCCGCGCCCAATCAT TGGACGTGAGTTCGGCCAGTGAGGATGATCTGGACAGTGAAGACAGCGAGCAGGGCACCTGTGGACACTGTGCTACTACCA CCTCTAAGGACTGGCAGCACGGCGGCAGAGATAACATCCTCTTGTGTACCACCTGTCGGACCTTCTACAACAAACATGGCCGCCTGCCGCCCGGCCCCAAGCCTGCTGACCCTCCCTTCATGTTCAAACCtgtcaaagaggaagaggagggcaaCGGGAAGCACGGCATGAGGACGCGACGCAGCAGAGCACCG TTGTCTTCACTAAGAAGTGGCCACAAGAGGCGGACAGGCTCCCCTACCAGTGAAGACCAGCAGTCCAGTAGCCATCCGTCTCCTGCACCCAGTGGAGCTAGCTCCACCTCCAACACATCCAGAAGCTCCGGCTCAGACAAGACTGACTCCACAAAGAAGCCTGGCAAG AAGATCAAGGAAGAGGTGCCCCTACCAAAGAGTACTAAACGTTCCAGGGAGAGTGCAGCCCAGGACCCAGAGGAGCCTGAGAGAACAGCAACTAAAAGGACGAAAACACAGCAG GGTGAACAGGTGGAGTGCCGGTCAGAGGGCGATGGAGAGGCTGAGccagaggggggggagggggaggaggagagctgCTCAGACAGCCGCAGTGCCCAAGACGACGGCAGCAGCGACACCAAAGACATCGACCAGGACAACCGCTCCTCCTCCCCCAGCATCCCCAGCCCTCACCAGGGCAACGAGGGCAATGAGAGTGACTCCGACTCCTCTGTCCAGCAGCCCCAGGGTGCCCACCAGGCGGCAGCAGAGACcacccctgctgctgctgcccttgCTGTAACACAGACCGCACCGACTGTTCCTCCAGTGCAGGCTGCAGTCTCGACCACATTCCTGCCCCCCCGGGGCACCTCTCCCTCTGCAGAGCCTGGCCAGGTACAGGCCCAGGTACCCCACTCCCCAGAGCCCCCCCAGCCTGCTCAGGCTGGTCAGTCAGCTGGCTATGAGTCAGGCCCAACACACAgccaacccccacccccctcctcacACCCCATCTCTGGCCCAtcacccctccctccaccactgggACAGgcccttcatcctccatctccTGTGTTCCAgggtcctcttcctccacctggCTCTCTTCCTCCCACCCTGCCCCTCCATGGTGCTCCCACCCAGGGCCCCCGCTCCCAGCGACCCCCTCCTCACATACCCAGGGAACCTCCTTTCTCCCAGGCGATCCCCCTTACTTCTGGGCCCCAAATCAAACCACCCCCAACCACACCCATCCCACCATCGCACAAGCAGCAGCCACCgcacctctcctctgctcccccttTCCCCCAGATGCCGTCCAACCTGCCCCCACCGCCAGCACTGAAGCCCCTCAACTCTCTGCCCAACCAGCACCCTCCCGGtgcccctccaccccccctccagcTCATGCCCCAGTCCCTACCCATGCAGCAGGGACTCCCACCCCAACCTCCCGTGCTCACTCAGCTGCAGAACCTCCATGGCAGAGGCAGTCACTCCCACTCCACCCTACCCTCCTCTGGCCCCTCGGCCTTGCACcctgtcccctctgctccctctacCATGGGTCCAGTTCCTTGTCTCCAGCCCTCCTTCACCTCCATGCCCCTGCGACCCTCGCCCGGAAACCCCATTGGCATGGGAGGGTCACATGTCCAGATTAAAGAAGAGCCATTGGATGAGTGTGAGCCTGAGAGCCCGCCCCCTCCACCTAGAAGTCCCTCGCCAGAACCTTCGGTTGTCGACATCGCCAGCCACGCCAGCCAATCAGCACG GTTTATCAAACACCTGGACCGTGGCTACAACTCGTGTTCCAGAACAGACCTGTTCTTCACCCCTCTGGCCTCATCCAAGCTGGccaagaagagagaggaggctgtGGAGAGATCCAAGAGAGAGGCTGAACACAACgcccgagagagggagagggagaaggacagggagagagagcgggagagggaacgagagaggcaggaagagaaAAATGCT AGAGCGTCCAGCTCGTCCCACGACAGCCGTATGAGTGATGTCCAGATGATCGGCCAGGTCCACATGCGTTCCTCCTTCGAGCAGCCCCCCACCAGCGTGGCGGCCGTCCCCCCTTACATCGGCCCCGACACCCCGGCCCTGCGCACCCTTAGTGAGTACGCCCGACCCCACGTCATGTCCCCCACCAACCGCAACCACCCCTTCTTCGTGTCCCTGTCCCCCGGGGACCCACTGCTGGCCTACCACATGCCCGGCCTGTACGCCGCCGACCCCAGCATGCGAGAGAGGGAGCTCCGTAACCTCCGAGAGAGGGAGCTCCGCGAGAGGATGAAGCCCGGTTTTGAGGTCAAACCCCCGGAAATGGAGACCATGCATCCATCAGCCAACCCCATGGAGCACTTTGCCCGACATGGAGCCCTGGCCCTGCCTCACATCGCTGGGCCGCCCCACCACCCCTTTGGCCATTTCCACCCGGCCATGCAGAACcacctggagagggagagacaggcgcTGGCCCTGGCCGGGCCCCAGATGCGTCCGGAGCTGAGCTACGCTGAGCGGCTGACTGCCGAGAGGCTCCACGCAGAGAGGATGGCGTCTGTGGCGAATGACCCGGCCGCCAGGCTGCAGATGCTGAACGTGACGCCGCATCACCACCAGCACTCCCACATCCACTCACACCTGCACCTGCACCAGCAGGACCCGCTCAACCAAG GTAATGGCCCCCACCCTCTGGATCCCCTGGCTCCAGGGCCCCGCCTGGCCCGCTTCCCCTTCCCCGGAGGCCCCATCCCCAACCCTCTGCTCAACGACCTGCCCCATGACCATGACATGCTGCGACACCCACTGTTTG CCTATGCCGCTGTTGCAGGAGCAGGGTACCCCCGTGAGCTTCAGGGCCCCATCCCACAGATGTCTGCAGCCCACCAGCTCCAGGCCATGCACGCCCAGTCAGCAGAGCTGCAGAGGCTGGCCATGGAGCAGCAGTGGCTGCATGGACACCACCACCTACAACATGGGGGGCCTCTGCCCGGGCAGGAGGATTACTACAG CCGCCTGAAGAAAGAAGGTGACAAGCCATCGTGA